The Primulina eburnea isolate SZY01 chromosome 12, ASM2296580v1, whole genome shotgun sequence genome includes the window AATACGCTAACTTTTAATTAGATCCATCCTTACCTAACCATTCATCTATGTTAGCATTTGTGTCACCATTAAACTCATCGTTTGAATAATTTTCATTTATACAGCCCAACAGTCTCTATCGTGAAATACCAGATAGTATGCCTTTACCACATGTAAAGCAAAGAGATGTGAATTAAATGCAACCTTGGATTCTGGTATCGATAAACAAATCTTTATTATTATCTTTCCAAATGTCTCAAATCACAAAACCCACCATATCGTTTCTGTTATTGCTGTATCATATATCTTTTTTTCTAGATCAAATAAAAGCATACGCCTTTCTTTGTTTCTAAGCATGTTCCGACATAATCTAGAATGCAAACCGCCCACATAGAGATCCTTTGGACCTGAGCCCGTATAGATTCttcaaaatctgaatcatttCTTCGTGTTTGCTTAGCTGTTATATCCCAGACCTCCTGATATATCTTATAAACAAAATTTCCCATGGGAACTTTGAAAATCCCCTTATTTATAGACAAGGATTAAAATAATATGGATTTACTACAAAGTATAAAGTCATTGATTCATAAGAAACTACGAGAATTGGTTATAAGGCCAACCACCATATGACAACACTTCACAATCATAAATTTGCTAAAACCAACTGGCAAAAGACAATTGATCGGATTCATATCCATTTCACAGTTAAAGAAGAACCAACCTATGCTCTTCTTCAGTCCAGGGCGTGCCCTTCTTCCTCTCAACGTCACAATGCCTACTCCGTGTCGAACCCGACCCGAACGATATCTGACCCGCTTCCCTAGCCCGTGGCCGATCATCCGATCCAAGAGGCGCCGTTCCATCGGGATAACTCGGGGGCTCGACGAGACCTGCATCAATCTGGCCCACGTCGTGCAACAGAGCCTCGTAATGATGCATCACGTCTTCCGGTGACTTCCCCGGGATACGATTAGCGATGATCTGCCACCTGTTCTCCACCGAATCAGGAATCTCCACCAAAGAATTCTCGAAAACCTTGTCCTCTCTCCGATCCCACACCGCCAAGGAATTCAGATCCGTTTGCTGATAATTGAACATCGTTGATTGGTGAAACGACAAGGGCTGCAGAATTTGTAATCCCTCGTTTCGGGGAATCGGATTTGCAGTCGAGtttggtgggattttgtttAGAATTATATCTAATTGATGAAAGGAACTGAAATCGATTCTCTTTCTTCAACGTACACACACGTGTGTTTGATGTGAAGAGAATTAATTTATAGGTGTTAGCTGAGTAATCGGAGACCAACTTCCTTTTGACTTCTTTCTTCCAGCTAGAATCTTCATATTATCTGAAATTTCTTTTTTTGGATctcaataaataattattttttatttatatatatgaaatGTATAATTAGTCACTGAACATATAAGCATATTACAACATGagaaaaattgtaattttatttatataagttgatttttttggtttttgaaattatcaaatattatttatttgacatTAATATTCTACTATATGACTCatatgtaaaaaaaaagaaaaagaaaaaagaaaaaaaaagctaATAGCTCGAGCTAGTGCTTGAGCCTTTATGTCATGAGGCTCGAGCTCAGTTATTTTTTCAATTATTCGAGTTTGATTCGAGATTTTATCATGAAACTTGAgctcgattcgttttaaaattgTTAAACTCGCTAATAGCTCGAGCTTGAGCTCGACTcgttaatagctcgtttatAATGTTTAACGAGTCTGGCTCGAGCACGAGCTCGTTAGACAAGCTCTTTTTCTAGCTCGTCGATCATTTTTATCCAAAAGATCAAGTAAGATATGAGAATTTAAGGTGGCAAACTTTTCATTTTACATTCTTTCAATCACTTACCTTATACTTCAATTTCGATATGAGACAATGTAAGTCATTATTATATACTCAAGGCCTAACAAACtagtcgagctcgagctcacgaaTTGGTGCGCAATCTTACAAACCAAATCCCCTTGAGCTCGAGCTGGGTTCGATAAAATCGTCTAGCTCGAGCTAACAGACGAGATTTTTGTCGAGCTCAGCTTACGAGCAGTCTGATTCATTGATATCCCTACTCCGAGATCTCGATCCTGCATTGTATCAAAGCATTCATTGTGGGTTCTCCAAAGAAAGTTTCGTACTTTGGCTGGGAGATGTGATTTCCAGATCAGTTTccaatttatatatttagtgAATTAGAAGATAGCTCCCTATTGAACATCAATGCTAGCTTTATATCCGCTCTTTACTAATAGTGGCCCTTCACGTCACCACTCCACATCCAATTATCTGCATGAATCCTTCTACTCAACGGAATGGATAAAATCAATTAATCGTAGATCCCTCTCATTGAATATCTCTTTAACTAAGTCGGAAGATATCACTCTCCGGTGATCGCAACGAGGCTACGCTCCGGAACACACCGTGACTCTACATAATGGTTACATGGCTCAGCTAGCCTAGGATCGCCCCAGATCAATGTTTGATGTCCGGAGCCTATTCTTCTAAATGATACTCCTCCACACAAAGCCCGGATTGGCTCCAATTCGTGCATCTAAAAAAGTATCACATCGGAAGTAACGAGCTTTAAACACCTGGGAGGACAAAGAATTAGGATTCGTCGTGAGTTTCCATCTTTTCTTGGCTGAAATGGCTATGTGGTATGCTTTAATTCTTCGGAAATCTAGTCCACCACCCCTGTGAACACCATATTTTAAAGTGTGAAATTTCTGGGAGATGGGTTTTTATTGAAAAGATAATAGCAGGAAGTTGATGAAACCAAAATCTTGACGACTATATGGTTAACCAGAGTCGTATCTGTGTTGAATGAGacctgaaacaaaaattgaaaaatgggCCCACTTGTTGcactaataaatataaaattcaatttgcaaataacaaatatactaataaatatataaatatatcaaaatcaatatATTATATCAATAACAACTCGATAAATATCTTAAATAACTACATAAATACTACTCGTCTAGTTTTTTAGAGgcgaaaatatttatcaaatctgTGTAATCCAATTGTCAGACAATTTCTTTCTCAATCGACAATTAGTAGATTCATTTAGTCTATCTTGCGATATTGTTGATCGAAGATAATTCTTGTAAAAACTACACTTTTAGTCTTTATGATCGTAGAaactacaaaataaaaaattatttgagtCAAAATAATAAACCATAGAATGAAAGGACAAATAAATTCCAAAAACAATGAATTTCATCTTTCAACGGTCCACATATTCAAGCTCTAttcacattttattttatttccatAGACTATCCACTTATTAATTACACAAGTC containing:
- the LOC140807664 gene encoding transcription factor DIVARICATA-like; translation: MFNYQQTDLNSLAVWDRREDKVFENSLVEIPDSVENRWQIIANRIPGKSPEDVMHHYEALLHDVGQIDAGLVEPPSYPDGTAPLGSDDRPRAREAGQISFGSGSTRSRHCDVERKKGTPWTEEEHRLFLEGLDRFGKGDWRSISRNVVITRTPTQVASHAQKYYIRQSAAKKERKRSSIHDITTSVDSLTVPAQPSLPAPNQRSFQTFQFQDAAR